From Poecile atricapillus isolate bPoeAtr1 chromosome Z, bPoeAtr1.hap1, whole genome shotgun sequence, one genomic window encodes:
- the MTX3 gene encoding metaxin-3 isoform X2, translating to MAAPMELSCWGGDWGLPSLHPESLTVMAYAKFSGAPLTVNTINNSWRAPKGDLPLLVSEDIVISQPAKILNFLRKQRYNADYDLSAKQGADTLAYIALLEEKLLPALLHTFWIEAENYCSVTKPWFASRIAFPMSLYVPGKMSREALNRILLTKGGPPLYSLTEVEAQIYRDAKECLNLLSKRLGTSQFFFGDTPTTLDAFVFGFLAPIYKVCFPRVQLQEHLKQLPNLCRFCDDILTCYFRLTVSGHSPAGQDTADANLQKLTQLVNKESNLIEKMDDNLRKSPQHPPRKLTTLKLAAGGEETSPMSRLSP from the exons ATGGCGGCTCCcatggagctgagctgctggggaggagacTGGGGGCTGCCGTCCCTGCACCCGGAGTCTCTCACCGTCATG GCTTACGCCAAATTTTCTGGTGCTCCCCTGACAGTGAATACCATAAATAACTCCTGGAGGGCTCCGAAAG GAGATCTGCCACTTTTGGTATCAGAAGATATTGTTATTTCTCAGCCAGCAAAAATACTAAACTTCTTAAGAAAGCAG aGATACAATGCTGATTATGATTTGTCTGCAAAACAAGGCGCTGATACACTGGCATATATTGCACTACTTGAAGAGAAACTGCTTCCTGCTCTg CTGCACACTTTCTGGATTGAGGCTGAAAATTACTGCAGTGTGACAAAGCCATGGTTTGCCTCAAGGATTGCCTTTCCAATGAGTTTGTATGTGCCTGGAAAGATGTCCAGGGAGGCGCTGAACAGGATCTTGCTGACGAAGGGAGGCCCTCCACTCTACAGTCTCACTGAAGTGGAAGCACAG ATATACAGGGATGCCAAGGAGTGTCTAAATCTCCTGTCAAAGAGATTGGGAACATCTCAGTTTTTCTTTGGAGATAC GCCTACCACCTTGGATGCCTTTGTGTTTGGTTTCCTTGCACCAATTTATAAAGTGTGCTTCCCAAGGGTACAGTTGCAGGAGCATTTGAAACAGCTTCCCAATCTGTGTCGATTTTGTGATGATATTTTAACTTGCTACTTCAGGTTAACCGTCTCAG GCCATTCTCCAGCTGGACAGGATACAGCAGATGCTAATCTGCAGAAACTCACACAGCTTGTAAATAAGGAATCCAACTTGATTGAAAAG ATGGATGACAACCTTCGTAAGAGTCCTCAGCATCCCCCTCGTAAGCTCACAACGCTCAAGCTTGCTGCAGGTGGAGAAGAAACTAGTCCAATGAGTCGTTTATCACCTTGA
- the MTX3 gene encoding metaxin-3 isoform X3 has translation MAAPMELSCWGGDWGLPSLHPESLTVMAYAKFSGAPLTVNTINNSWRAPKGDLPLLVSEDIVISQPAKILNFLRKQRYNADYDLSAKQGADTLAYIALLEEKLLPALLHTFWIEAENYCSVTKPWFASRIAFPMSLYVPGKMSREALNRILLTKGGPPLYSLTEVEAQIYRDAKECLNLLSKRLGTSQFFFGDTPTTLDAFVFGFLAPIYKVCFPRVQLQEHLKQLPNLCRFCDDILTCYFRLTVSDPALIVSLQMDDNLRKSPQHPPRKLTTLKLAAGGEETSPMSRLSP, from the exons ATGGCGGCTCCcatggagctgagctgctggggaggagacTGGGGGCTGCCGTCCCTGCACCCGGAGTCTCTCACCGTCATG GCTTACGCCAAATTTTCTGGTGCTCCCCTGACAGTGAATACCATAAATAACTCCTGGAGGGCTCCGAAAG GAGATCTGCCACTTTTGGTATCAGAAGATATTGTTATTTCTCAGCCAGCAAAAATACTAAACTTCTTAAGAAAGCAG aGATACAATGCTGATTATGATTTGTCTGCAAAACAAGGCGCTGATACACTGGCATATATTGCACTACTTGAAGAGAAACTGCTTCCTGCTCTg CTGCACACTTTCTGGATTGAGGCTGAAAATTACTGCAGTGTGACAAAGCCATGGTTTGCCTCAAGGATTGCCTTTCCAATGAGTTTGTATGTGCCTGGAAAGATGTCCAGGGAGGCGCTGAACAGGATCTTGCTGACGAAGGGAGGCCCTCCACTCTACAGTCTCACTGAAGTGGAAGCACAG ATATACAGGGATGCCAAGGAGTGTCTAAATCTCCTGTCAAAGAGATTGGGAACATCTCAGTTTTTCTTTGGAGATAC GCCTACCACCTTGGATGCCTTTGTGTTTGGTTTCCTTGCACCAATTTATAAAGTGTGCTTCCCAAGGGTACAGTTGCAGGAGCATTTGAAACAGCTTCCCAATCTGTGTCGATTTTGTGATGATATTTTAACTTGCTACTTCAGGTTAACCGTCTCAG ATCCGGCTCTCATTGTTTCTCTGCAGATGGATGACAACCTTCGTAAGAGTCCTCAGCATCCCCCTCGTAAGCTCACAACGCTCAAGCTTGCTGCAGGTGGAGAAGAAACTAGTCCAATGAGTCGTTTATCACCTTGA
- the MTX3 gene encoding metaxin-3 isoform X1, whose translation MAAPMELSCWGGDWGLPSLHPESLTVMAYAKFSGAPLTVNTINNSWRAPKGDLPLLVSEDIVISQPAKILNFLRKQRYNADYDLSAKQGADTLAYIALLEEKLLPALLHTFWIEAENYCSVTKPWFASRIAFPMSLYVPGKMSREALNRILLTKGGPPLYSLTEVEAQIYRDAKECLNLLSKRLGTSQFFFGDTPTTLDAFVFGFLAPIYKVCFPRVQLQEHLKQLPNLCRFCDDILTCYFRLTVSGHSPAGQDTADANLQKLTQLVNKESNLIEKIRLSLFLCRWMTTFVRVLSIPLVSSQRSSLLQVEKKLVQ comes from the exons ATGGCGGCTCCcatggagctgagctgctggggaggagacTGGGGGCTGCCGTCCCTGCACCCGGAGTCTCTCACCGTCATG GCTTACGCCAAATTTTCTGGTGCTCCCCTGACAGTGAATACCATAAATAACTCCTGGAGGGCTCCGAAAG GAGATCTGCCACTTTTGGTATCAGAAGATATTGTTATTTCTCAGCCAGCAAAAATACTAAACTTCTTAAGAAAGCAG aGATACAATGCTGATTATGATTTGTCTGCAAAACAAGGCGCTGATACACTGGCATATATTGCACTACTTGAAGAGAAACTGCTTCCTGCTCTg CTGCACACTTTCTGGATTGAGGCTGAAAATTACTGCAGTGTGACAAAGCCATGGTTTGCCTCAAGGATTGCCTTTCCAATGAGTTTGTATGTGCCTGGAAAGATGTCCAGGGAGGCGCTGAACAGGATCTTGCTGACGAAGGGAGGCCCTCCACTCTACAGTCTCACTGAAGTGGAAGCACAG ATATACAGGGATGCCAAGGAGTGTCTAAATCTCCTGTCAAAGAGATTGGGAACATCTCAGTTTTTCTTTGGAGATAC GCCTACCACCTTGGATGCCTTTGTGTTTGGTTTCCTTGCACCAATTTATAAAGTGTGCTTCCCAAGGGTACAGTTGCAGGAGCATTTGAAACAGCTTCCCAATCTGTGTCGATTTTGTGATGATATTTTAACTTGCTACTTCAGGTTAACCGTCTCAG GCCATTCTCCAGCTGGACAGGATACAGCAGATGCTAATCTGCAGAAACTCACACAGCTTGTAAATAAGGAATCCAACTTGATTGAAAAG ATCCGGCTCTCATTGTTTCTCTGCAGATGGATGACAACCTTCGTAAGAGTCCTCAGCATCCCCCTCGTAAGCTCACAACGCTCAAGCTTGCTGCAGGTGGAGAAGAAACTAGTCCAATGA
- the MTX3 gene encoding metaxin-3 isoform X4, with translation MAAPMELSCWGGDWGLPSLHPESLTVMAYAKFSGAPLTVNTINNSWRAPKGDLPLLVSEDIVISQPAKILNFLRKQRYNADYDLSAKQGADTLAYIALLEEKLLPALLHTFWIEAENYCSVTKPWFASRIAFPMSLYVPGKMSREALNRILLTKGGPPLYSLTEVEAQIYRDAKECLNLLSKRLGTSQFFFGDTPTTLDAFVFGFLAPIYKVCFPRVQLQEHLKQLPNLCRFCDDILTCYFRLTVSDG, from the exons ATGGCGGCTCCcatggagctgagctgctggggaggagacTGGGGGCTGCCGTCCCTGCACCCGGAGTCTCTCACCGTCATG GCTTACGCCAAATTTTCTGGTGCTCCCCTGACAGTGAATACCATAAATAACTCCTGGAGGGCTCCGAAAG GAGATCTGCCACTTTTGGTATCAGAAGATATTGTTATTTCTCAGCCAGCAAAAATACTAAACTTCTTAAGAAAGCAG aGATACAATGCTGATTATGATTTGTCTGCAAAACAAGGCGCTGATACACTGGCATATATTGCACTACTTGAAGAGAAACTGCTTCCTGCTCTg CTGCACACTTTCTGGATTGAGGCTGAAAATTACTGCAGTGTGACAAAGCCATGGTTTGCCTCAAGGATTGCCTTTCCAATGAGTTTGTATGTGCCTGGAAAGATGTCCAGGGAGGCGCTGAACAGGATCTTGCTGACGAAGGGAGGCCCTCCACTCTACAGTCTCACTGAAGTGGAAGCACAG ATATACAGGGATGCCAAGGAGTGTCTAAATCTCCTGTCAAAGAGATTGGGAACATCTCAGTTTTTCTTTGGAGATAC GCCTACCACCTTGGATGCCTTTGTGTTTGGTTTCCTTGCACCAATTTATAAAGTGTGCTTCCCAAGGGTACAGTTGCAGGAGCATTTGAAACAGCTTCCCAATCTGTGTCGATTTTGTGATGATATTTTAACTTGCTACTTCAGGTTAACCGTCTCAG ATGGATGA